One Vibrio sp. CDRSL-10 TSBA genomic region harbors:
- a CDS encoding YebC/PmpR family DNA-binding transcriptional regulator, translated as MAGHSKWANIRHRKAAQDAKRGKIFTKLIREIVVSAKEGGAEVENNPRLRAAIDKALSNNMTRDTINRAVARGAGGEGDEGMETVIYEGYGPGGTAVMVECLTDNRNRTVSGVRHAFSKAGGNLGTDGSVNYLFDKKGVISYQPGLEEDEVMEVALESGAEDIDTAADGAIDVYTTPEEFGAVKDALDEAGFAADNAEVTLVPATKAELDEETAPKLLRLIDALEDLDDVQEVYHNGDISDEIAATLSL; from the coding sequence ATGGCAGGTCACAGTAAGTGGGCAAACATCCGACATCGCAAAGCGGCGCAAGACGCCAAACGCGGTAAAATTTTTACTAAGCTGATCCGCGAAATCGTGGTGTCAGCCAAAGAGGGCGGCGCGGAAGTGGAAAATAACCCGCGCCTGCGTGCAGCGATAGACAAAGCGCTCTCCAACAACATGACCCGTGACACCATTAACCGAGCGGTCGCGCGTGGCGCCGGCGGTGAAGGTGATGAAGGGATGGAAACCGTGATTTATGAAGGTTACGGTCCGGGAGGCACCGCGGTGATGGTCGAGTGTCTGACCGACAACCGCAACCGCACCGTATCCGGTGTTCGGCATGCTTTTTCTAAAGCGGGCGGAAACCTGGGGACCGATGGCAGCGTCAATTACCTGTTCGACAAGAAAGGCGTCATCTCTTATCAGCCGGGTCTGGAAGAAGATGAGGTGATGGAAGTGGCACTGGAGAGCGGTGCAGAAGACATCGACACTGCCGCAGATGGTGCGATTGATGTGTACACCACACCGGAAGAGTTTGGCGCGGTGAAAGACGCCCTGGATGAAGCCGGTTTTGCCGCCGACAATGCCGAAGTGACCCTGGTTCCTGCTACCAAAGCGGAACTCGATGAGGAGACGGCTCCTAAACTGCTGCGCCTTATTGATGCACTGGAAGATCTCGATGACGTACAGGAAGTCTATCATAACGGTGATATCTCTGATGAGATTGCCGCAACGCTCTCGCTTTAG
- the ruvA gene encoding Holliday junction branch migration protein RuvA → MIGRLRGTLIEKQPPQVLIDVGGIGYEVQMPMSCFYELDNVGTEVVIYTHFVVREDAQLLYGFNTVNERALFREVIKANGVGPKMGLAILSGMTASQFVACVEREDISTLVKLPGVGKKTAERLVVEMKDRLKGWGAGDLFTPATDAAPLDSVSGIADQSAEEEAVSALLALGYKPAQASKAVSQVAKPEMSSEQLIREALKSMV, encoded by the coding sequence GTGATTGGACGTCTTCGTGGCACCCTGATAGAAAAACAACCTCCTCAAGTATTGATTGATGTCGGCGGCATTGGTTATGAAGTTCAAATGCCGATGAGCTGCTTTTACGAACTCGACAATGTTGGAACCGAGGTCGTGATTTATACCCATTTTGTCGTTCGGGAAGATGCACAACTTCTGTATGGATTCAATACTGTCAATGAGCGAGCACTGTTTCGTGAAGTGATAAAAGCGAATGGCGTCGGCCCGAAAATGGGGCTGGCGATCTTGTCTGGCATGACAGCCAGTCAGTTTGTCGCCTGTGTTGAACGGGAAGATATTTCAACCTTGGTCAAACTGCCTGGAGTAGGTAAAAAGACTGCCGAACGTTTGGTGGTCGAAATGAAAGATCGCCTTAAAGGGTGGGGTGCGGGTGACTTATTTACCCCGGCAACCGATGCTGCCCCGTTAGATTCTGTGTCTGGTATTGCAGACCAGAGCGCCGAAGAAGAAGCGGTGAGCGCGCTGCTGGCGTTGGGTTACAAACCGGCACAAGCCTCGAAGGCGGTCTCTCAGGTAGCGAAACCAGAGATGAGCAGCGAACAGCTGATCAGAGAAGCACTAAAATCTATGGTGTAG